GGGGGCGCCGCAACGAGTCGAATCCAACGATCTCGGCGAGTATCTGTTTGAAGGGGCCATCAACAACTACCCCAGTCCTGACGTTGAGACTGACAATGTGAACTATCTGGCGGGGATTCGCGAGATTGGTGTTCGCAGCGAATTCACCGATGGTCGCGACATGCCGCGCCTGCTCGTACGCTCTGTCGAGTTTGAGGGGCCCTTCTACAAAAGTTGGCCGCCCGCTTCACATCGCCAAATTTTTGTCGATTCACCGCATCGTGAACATGCCGACGAATCTTATGCGACCGATGTGATTCGTACGTTTGCCACACGCGCGTTTCGTCGTCCGATCTCGCAGGAGGAACTGGATGCGTTGCGAGACGTCTGGCGCCGTTCGTTCGCGGAAAGCCACGATTTCCGGGCGAGCATGAAGGACGCGCTGTTCTCCGTTCTCACGTCGCCGCAGTTCCTATTCCTCATCGAGAATAGCAGCGGTCCGGAATCCGAAGACGTCGATCCGTACGAACTGGCCTCGAAACTTTCGTACTTCCTGTGGAATACGGCCCCTGATCAGCGATTGCTGGATCTCGCCGCGCAGAACGTTCTTCACGAATCACTCGATCACGAAGTGACGCGAATGTTGAGCGATTCCCGGTTTGGGAACTTCGTCAGCGAATTCGCCTCGCAGTGGTTCAGCTTGGACAAGTTCGATGTGGTCGCGGTCGATGCGAAGCGGTATCCACGACTGACGCGCGATGCGAAAACGCAGTTGCGAAAAGAACCGGTTCAGTTCTTGCGATATTTGATCGATCAGAATCTGTCGCTCCGGAATCTGGTGCAGGCGGATTTCATTGTCGCAAACGAGGTCGTGGCGAACTATTACGCATTGGCTGACCGAACCGAAAGCGGATTTCAATTTATTCCGATCAAGCTCGATCGCCCCAGGCTGGGAGGCGTGTTAACACAGGCTGGAATTCTGTCGGGGCTCTCGGACGGTCGCGAGTCGAATCCGATCAAACGAGGAGCCTGGTTGGCACGCAAGATCATCGCTGAACCGCCCGAAGATCCGCCGCCGAATGTGCCGCAGATCAAAGAGGATGATGGCACGACGCTGACCCTGCGTGAGAAACTTGAGCGGCACCGGAATCAGAAAGGATGCGCGAAATGTCATGCGGGAATCGATCCGTGGGGACTGCCGTTTGAGTCGTACGATGCAGGAGGTTTGCTGAAAGCGTCGGTCTATGAGGTCAGTCGTTCTACGCTTCCCGATGGGACCGAGATCAACGACCTCAACGCTTTAAAGGTCTATCTGGCCAACGATCGAATGGACCAAGTCGCGTACAGCTTCCTGAAACATGTGACCTGTTACGCCATCGGTCGAAGTCTTGGGTATATCGAGATGCAAAATTTGCGGGAAGAGGCACGCGCGATGAAGTCGAGCGAGTATCTGACTCGAGACTTGATCCGGTTCGTTGTTCATAGCGAGTTGTTCTTGAAAAAATAGCCCACGGATTGCGATACGCTGCTTGGGTAACAGTTAACAGGCCGGGGACTGGCTCAGTTTCCCGCGGTCAAGGGGAGGCTCACGCATAGTCGATGCACAGTGGATTCCAATTGAACCGGGAAAATGTGCCTGTCCCACTCTCGTCGGACTGTGAACAATTACACTATTTGGCCTTGAAAGATTTCACTGACGGATTATCCACTTGTTATCAAGCCTGTTGAAGTACGGGGGACAAGCACCTTGGCATTCACGATGTCATGGCATTGTTGAATCTGGTCGGAGCCAGTCCCCGTTACTGCAACCGGCCGTAAAAGCCCTACATTTGTCGGAACGATTTCATGATCACTCGACCGAAACTCGATCGTCGCACGTTGCTGAAGGGTTTGGCCGGCGTCACCGTGTCGTTGCCGTTGCTCGACGCAATGGGCAAGGACGTCGCGGAGAAGCCGCCGCGTCGGTTCTGTGCGATGTACACGGCGAATGGAATGTCGTTGCCGAACCCGAAGCACGAGATCGATGAATGGAGCTGGTTTCCCAAAAAAGAAGGAGCCGAGTTTGAGTTCGGCAAATCGACCGAGCCACTTCGACCGTTTCGTGAACAACTAAGTTTTCTGGGAGGACTCCATCATCCGAACGGAACAAAGGCCGATCCGCACATGTGTTCCGACATGTGGCTGACCGGTGCCCCGCTGCACAATCCGAAGCCGGGGGCGTTCAATTCGGTAGGGCTCGATCAGATCGTCGCACTTCATACGAAGCAATATTGTCGTCAGCCTTCGTTGGTGTTGTCGATTGATGCTGGCGTGGGCTTTTTGTCGCGAACCGGCACAATTTCTTACAACCTCGACGGGAAGCCGATCCCCGCCGAGAACAATCCGCGTCGTGTGTTCGATCGACTGTTTCGCGGAGATCGATCGTCTCAAGCCGTTCAGCGCGAACAGCTCAAGCGGCGAATCCGATTGGTGGACGCCGTGGCCGACAATGCCCGATCACTGAATCGGCAACTTGGCCAATCTGACCGTGAAAAGATGGATCAGTATCTGACGTCGCTCGACGAGATCGAGGGGCGGCTCGTCGCATCCGAGAAGTGGATCGATATTCCGCTCAAGCCACAGGATTACAGTCACCTGAATCTTGATGCGACAACCGAGGGCGAACCGCGCGAGTACTATCGCAATATGTTCGACCTGATCGCGCTGGCGTTTGATGCGGACATCACACGCTCAGTCACCTTCATGCTGAATCGAGAAGACGGGATGGGGA
The window above is part of the Schlesneria paludicola DSM 18645 genome. Proteins encoded here:
- a CDS encoding DUF1552 domain-containing protein — translated: MITRPKLDRRTLLKGLAGVTVSLPLLDAMGKDVAEKPPRRFCAMYTANGMSLPNPKHEIDEWSWFPKKEGAEFEFGKSTEPLRPFREQLSFLGGLHHPNGTKADPHMCSDMWLTGAPLHNPKPGAFNSVGLDQIVALHTKQYCRQPSLVLSIDAGVGFLSRTGTISYNLDGKPIPAENNPRRVFDRLFRGDRSSQAVQREQLKRRIRLVDAVADNARSLNRQLGQSDREKMDQYLTSLDEIEGRLVASEKWIDIPLKPQDYSHLNLDATTEGEPREYYRNMFDLIALAFDADITRSVTFMLNREDGMGISDTFPLKMGLSRTHHNLSHAEDKEGQIEFAKYDLFLSEQIAYFMNRLTQFRDVNGSVLDNTIVLYGSGASTTHNPLNLPTLIAGGANMGLSHGKYWVAQHTPMSNVYLSILRSMQIEEASFSDSSGVVRDSVFTKV